From a region of the Poecile atricapillus isolate bPoeAtr1 chromosome 16, bPoeAtr1.hap1, whole genome shotgun sequence genome:
- the TANGO2 gene encoding transport and Golgi organization protein 2 homolog isoform X1, producing MLWKKLDSAPACTVKFQFVSNSVFFPLGFYRLILAANRDEFYHRPSKSAEFWDSSNEILSGLDMEEGKEGGTWLGISKKGKMAALTNYMQPKIDKNAKGRGALVTNFLTADLDSYSYLKKVSVEGHLYNGFNLLAADLNTTKGDVICYYGNKGDPEPVFLNAGIYGLSNSLLDTPWKKLQYGKQLFTEVVKRSQDLTKEDLVKELLTVMNNQEPQLPDPAIEDQGKDYIRPILNKYAALCVRCPGYGTRTNTVVLIDSEGHVTFTERNMINADVNQWKTSTYEFKLHS from the exons ATGCTCTGGAAAAAATTGGATTCTGCTCCTGCCTGTACTGTGAAGTTCCAATTTGTAAGTAATAGtgtcttttttcctcttggGTTCTACAGGCTTATTCTAGCAGCTAATAGGGATGAATTTTACCACAGACCATCCAAATCGGCCGAGTTTTGGGACAGCAGCAATGAGATCCTTAGTG GTCTGGATatggaggagggaaaagaaggagggACATGGCTGGGAATCAGTAAGAAAGGCAAGATGGCAGCCCTGACAAACTATATGCAGCCAAAGATtgataaaaatgcaaaaggaaGAG GTGCTCTTGTAACAAACTTCTTGACTGCAGATCTGGACAGCTACTCTTACTTGAAGAAAGTTTCAGTAGAGGGACATCTTTACAATGGATTTAATTTATTAGCAGCTGACTTGAA taCCACCAAAGGAGATGTAATTTGCTACTATGGAAACAAAGGAGATCCAGAACCTGTTTTCCTAAATGCTG gaATATATGGATTGAGTAATTCTTTGTTGGATACACCGTGGAAGAAACTTCAATATGGGAAGCAGCTTTTCACAGAAGTGGTCAAAAGAAGTCAAGACCTTACCAAAGAAGACTTAGTGAAGGAGCTTCTTACTGTGATGAATAATCAAGAACC TCAATTACCAGACCCTGCAATTGAAGACCAAGGGAAGGACTATATCCGTCCTATATTGAACAAGTATGCAGCTTTATGTGTTCGTTGCCCGGGTTATGGAACAAG GACGAACACGGTCGTGCTCATCGATTCTGAGGGACACGTTACTTTCACCGAGCGCAACATGATCAATGCTGATGTCAACCAGTGGAAAACAAGCACCTATGAATTCAAACTGCACAGTTAA
- the TANGO2 gene encoding transport and Golgi organization protein 2 homolog isoform X2: MCILLFKFDPRPVSKNAYRLILAANRDEFYHRPSKSAEFWDSSNEILSGLDMEEGKEGGTWLGISKKGKMAALTNYMQPKIDKNAKGRGALVTNFLTADLDSYSYLKKVSVEGHLYNGFNLLAADLNTTKGDVICYYGNKGDPEPVFLNAGIYGLSNSLLDTPWKKLQYGKQLFTEVVKRSQDLTKEDLVKELLTVMNNQEPQLPDPAIEDQGKDYIRPILNKYAALCVRCPGYGTRTNTVVLIDSEGHVTFTERNMINADVNQWKTSTYEFKLHS; encoded by the exons ATGTGCATCCTTCTATTCAAATTTGACCCACGACCAGTTTCAAAAAATGCATATAG GCTTATTCTAGCAGCTAATAGGGATGAATTTTACCACAGACCATCCAAATCGGCCGAGTTTTGGGACAGCAGCAATGAGATCCTTAGTG GTCTGGATatggaggagggaaaagaaggagggACATGGCTGGGAATCAGTAAGAAAGGCAAGATGGCAGCCCTGACAAACTATATGCAGCCAAAGATtgataaaaatgcaaaaggaaGAG GTGCTCTTGTAACAAACTTCTTGACTGCAGATCTGGACAGCTACTCTTACTTGAAGAAAGTTTCAGTAGAGGGACATCTTTACAATGGATTTAATTTATTAGCAGCTGACTTGAA taCCACCAAAGGAGATGTAATTTGCTACTATGGAAACAAAGGAGATCCAGAACCTGTTTTCCTAAATGCTG gaATATATGGATTGAGTAATTCTTTGTTGGATACACCGTGGAAGAAACTTCAATATGGGAAGCAGCTTTTCACAGAAGTGGTCAAAAGAAGTCAAGACCTTACCAAAGAAGACTTAGTGAAGGAGCTTCTTACTGTGATGAATAATCAAGAACC TCAATTACCAGACCCTGCAATTGAAGACCAAGGGAAGGACTATATCCGTCCTATATTGAACAAGTATGCAGCTTTATGTGTTCGTTGCCCGGGTTATGGAACAAG GACGAACACGGTCGTGCTCATCGATTCTGAGGGACACGTTACTTTCACCGAGCGCAACATGATCAATGCTGATGTCAACCAGTGGAAAACAAGCACCTATGAATTCAAACTGCACAGTTAA